A stretch of the Ascaphus truei isolate aAscTru1 chromosome 4, aAscTru1.hap1, whole genome shotgun sequence genome encodes the following:
- the LOC142492244 gene encoding uncharacterized protein LOC142492244, whose translation MEQVSSPGSASSTLLEEHHGDEDDEYDEDDATEETEIQSCDHEEVPIETVVPPNRPSTSTYDAIVASEGKIVDAENRRHSDMMTVLERMIGLQEETVSQLAHLHRVFIEVPKQLQKINTSFEALVVQQTQANYWRMTNVPQFNTSQPGSVHAGQFSPHSSDIHSPGPNVTGQVADIAVQVPDDILPLPSVQIQQQTPTKEATKTKQDTHETDQPSLVQCLPTCSHVSLGTSPVREQSLPKSPVGESLPKSPVGESLPKSPVGFQGLAGEVDAVKRQEISV comes from the exons atggaacaagtgtcttcacctgggtcagccagctcaacactactagaag aacatcatggtgatgaggatgatgagtatgatgaggatgacgccacagaagagactgaaatacaatcatgtgaccatgaagaggtgccaatagaaactgttgtaccgccaaatcgtccatcaacttccacatacgatgcaattgtagcttcagagggaaaaatagtggacgcagaaaatcgtcgccattcagacatgatgacagtgctggaaaggatgattggactgcaggaagaaacagtatcacaattggcacatctccacagagtcttcattgaagtgcctaaacagttgcaaaaaatcaacacctcattcgaagcattagttgttcagcaaacacaagctaattactggagaatgactaatgtaccacaattcaacacctcccagccaggatctgttcatgcaggtcagttttcaccacattcatctgatattcattcaccaggcccaaatgttaccggtcaagtagcagacattgctgtgcaggttcctgatgacatcctaccgctgccatctgtacaaattcagcagcagacacctacaaaggaggcgacaaaaacaaaacaagacacacatgaaacagaccaaccatcacttgtgcagtgtctaccaacttgctcacatgtgtcactgggcacaagccctgtccgtgaacagtcactacccaaaagccctgtaggtgagtcgctgcccaaaagccctgtaggtgaatcgctgcccaaaagccctgtag GCTTCCAGGGGCTGGCAGGAGAGGTGGATGCTGTAAAAAGGCAAGAGATATCAGTATAA